A single genomic interval of Corvus cornix cornix isolate S_Up_H32 chromosome 1, ASM73873v5, whole genome shotgun sequence harbors:
- the TEX30 gene encoding testis-expressed protein 30 isoform X2, whose protein sequence is MNFPQLVSLADCLASHGVLCLRFTCKGLNVAYRTKAFKTVVEYLKLSDDYKLSGVFLAGRSMGSRAAASVVRQLSQDDDDDGFIQGLVCLSYPLHRPKLQSKLRDEDLLLTRCPVLFVSGSADEMCEKKLLEGVVSKMKAPKKIHWIDKANHGMAVKGRTTEDVMEEINARVFSWLRENVQLEHK, encoded by the exons ATGAACTTCCCTCAGTTAGTGTCCTTGGCAGACTGTCTTGCATCCCATGGAGTTCTGTGCCTGCGGTTTACTTGTAAAGGCCTTAATGTTGCTTACAGGACTAAGGCTTTCAAAACAGTTGTG GAATACTTGAAACTTTCTGATGATTATAAACTTTCTGGTGTTTTCCTTGCAG GCCGTTCCATGGGCTCAcgagctgctgcctctgtggtACGTCAGCTGAGccaggatgatgatgatgatggttTCATTCAAGGTCTCGTGTGTTTATCTTACCCATTGCATCGACCCAAACTGCAGTCCAAGCTCCGGGATGAAGACTTATTACTTACCAGGTGTCCAGTGCTGTTTGTCTCAGGATCAGCAGATGAGATGTGTGAAAAA aaattGCTAGAAGGTGTGGTGAGCAAAATGAAAGCCCCTAAAAAAATCCATTGGATTGATAAAGCAAACCATGGGATGGCAGTCAAAGGACGAACAACAGAAGATGtcatggaagaaataaatgcacGAGTTTTTTCTTGGCTTAGAGAGAATGTTCAACTGGAGCACAAATAA
- the POGLUT2 gene encoding LOW QUALITY PROTEIN: protein O-glucosyltransferase 2 (The sequence of the model RefSeq protein was modified relative to this genomic sequence to represent the inferred CDS: inserted 1 base in 1 codon) produces the protein MRALWPLCLALGAAAAAAGGGGRPSAERSAVWGPGXRAAAALPARYFYVQAVDAEGLRFTSSPGENAFQVKITAPEEQFTRVGVQVLDRKDGSFLVRYRMYASYKSLRIEVKTGDKHVAKSPYILEGPIYHENCDCPQEESSAWLEEMNCPQTIPQIQRDLANFPTVDPDKIAKEIPQRFGQRQSLCHYTIKDNEVYIKTYGEHVGFRIFMDAILLSLTRKVKMPDVEFFVNLGDWPLEKRKPPQNLHPIFSWCGSSESKDIVMPTYDLTDSVLETMGRVSLDMMSVQANTGPLWEDKNSTAFWRGRDSRKERLELVKLSRRHPEIIDAAFTNFFFFKHDESLYGPIVKHISFFDFFKYKYQINIDGTVAAYRLPYLLAGNSVVLKQDSIYYEHFYNELQPWKHYIPFKSDLSDLLEKLQWAKEHDEEAKNIAKSGQEFARNNLMGDHIFCYYFKLFQEYASLQVSEPKIRDGMEKVQQPDDDLFPCTCHRKKAKDEL, from the exons ATGCGTGCGCTGTGGCCGCTGTGCCTCGCCCTGGGagccgcggcggcggccgcgggcgggggcgggcggccgAGCGCCGAGCGCAGCGCCGTGTGGGGCCCGG TGCGCGCCGCGGCCGCGCTCCCCGCACGGTACTTCTACGTGCAGGCCGTGGACGCCGAAGGGCTGAG GTTCACTTCATCACCAGGTGAAAATGCATTCCAGGTGAAGATCACTGCTCCCGAAGAACAGTTCACTCGTGTTGGTGTGCAAGTATTGGACAGGAAAGATGGTTCCTTCCTCGTGAGATACAGGATGTATGCAAGCTACAAAAGCCTGAGGATAGAAGTCAAAACTGGAGATAAGCATGTTGCAAAGTCTCCATATATTTTAGAAG GACCTATTTACCATGAAAACTGTGACTGCCCTCAGGAGGAGAGCAGTGCATGGCTGGAAGAGATGAACTGCCCTCAAACCATTCCACAGATTCAGAGGGACCTAGCAAATTTTCCCACTGTTGACCCAGATAAGATTGCAAAAGAAATTCCGCAGAGGTTTGGACAAAGACAGAGTTTGTGTCACTACACCATCAAAGACAATGAG gtttATATAAAGACATATGGGGAACATGTTGGCTTCAGAATTTTCATGGATGCCATACTGCTTTCTTTGACAAGAAAA GTGAAAATGCCAGATGTAGAATTTTTTGTAAATTTGGGGGACTGgcctctggagaaaaggaagccCCCACAGAACTTGCACCCGATTTTCTCATGGTGTGGGTCCAGTGAGTCAAAAGACATTGTCATGCCAACATATGACTTAACAGACTCAGTTTTGGAGACTATGGGACG AGTCAGTCTGGATATGATGTCAGTCCAGGCAAACACTGGCCCATTGTGGGAAGACAAGAATAGCACAGCCTTCTGGAGAGGACGTGACAGCCGCAAAGAGAGGCTCGAGCTTGTAAAACTCAGCAGGAGACATCCAGAGATCATAGACGCTGCTttcacaaacttttttttctttaaacatgaTGAAAGCCTCTATGGCCCTATTGTTaagcacatttcattttttgatttttttaag tataAATACCAAATTAATATTGATGGCACAGTGGCAGCATACAGATTGCCTTATCTACTAGCAGGAAACAGTGTGGTGCTAAAGCAAGACTCCATCTACTATGAGCACTTTTATAACGAGCTGCAGCCGTGGAAACATTACATCCCATTTAAAAGTGACCTGAGTGATCTGCTAGAAAAATTACAGTGGGCAAAAGAACATGATGAAGAG gcaaaaaatattgcaaaatctGGACAAGAATTTGCAAGAAACAATCTCATGGGAGACCACATTTTTTGTTACTATTTCAAACTTTTCCAG gAATATGCCAGCTTGCAAGTGAGTGAACCAAAAATCAGAGATGGGATGGAGAAGGTGCAGCAGCCTGATGATGACCTTTTCCCATGCACTTGCCACCGAAAAAAG GCCAAAGATGAACTCTGA
- the TEX30 gene encoding testis-expressed protein 30 isoform X1 — MSGPAEVKVKIPFGNKYLDAIFSVPEKKPTYGVILTHGAGGDMNFPQLVSLADCLASHGVLCLRFTCKGLNVAYRTKAFKTVVEYLKLSDDYKLSGVFLAGRSMGSRAAASVVRQLSQDDDDDGFIQGLVCLSYPLHRPKLQSKLRDEDLLLTRCPVLFVSGSADEMCEKKLLEGVVSKMKAPKKIHWIDKANHGMAVKGRTTEDVMEEINARVFSWLRENVQLEHK; from the exons ATGAGCGGGCCGGCCGAG GTTAAAGTGAAAATACCTTTTGGAAACAAATACCTTGATGCTATCTTTTCTGTCCCAGAGAAGAAACCAACATACGGAGTGATTCTTACTCATGGAGCTGGAGGAGACATGAACTTCCCTCAGTTAGTGTCCTTGGCAGACTGTCTTGCATCCCATGGAGTTCTGTGCCTGCGGTTTACTTGTAAAGGCCTTAATGTTGCTTACAGGACTAAGGCTTTCAAAACAGTTGTG GAATACTTGAAACTTTCTGATGATTATAAACTTTCTGGTGTTTTCCTTGCAG GCCGTTCCATGGGCTCAcgagctgctgcctctgtggtACGTCAGCTGAGccaggatgatgatgatgatggttTCATTCAAGGTCTCGTGTGTTTATCTTACCCATTGCATCGACCCAAACTGCAGTCCAAGCTCCGGGATGAAGACTTATTACTTACCAGGTGTCCAGTGCTGTTTGTCTCAGGATCAGCAGATGAGATGTGTGAAAAA aaattGCTAGAAGGTGTGGTGAGCAAAATGAAAGCCCCTAAAAAAATCCATTGGATTGATAAAGCAAACCATGGGATGGCAGTCAAAGGACGAACAACAGAAGATGtcatggaagaaataaatgcacGAGTTTTTTCTTGGCTTAGAGAGAATGTTCAACTGGAGCACAAATAA